The proteins below come from a single Corynebacterium glyciniphilum AJ 3170 genomic window:
- the acnA gene encoding aconitate hydratase AcnA codes for MGEITVNGIAHRFCSASELLGPEAGRWPVVLRLLAENVGRCISGDDRNTMLAALRHWVDGRTSQAEIHFQPGRLLMHDTTSTPALVDMVAMRDELSRRGHSPETISPALPVEISVDHSLAVESYARRDAPMRNLTEEIRRNRERYRFLRWASAQMANIHINPPGTGIMHTINLEQLATVVTSEIREDGPWVIPDQMIGTDSHTPMINGLGVLGWGVGGLEAETVMFGLPTTMRIPDVLGVRLTGRLRDGVTATDLALVITHRLRELGVTGEFVEFFGEGVSSLSVGERAVVANMAPEYGATTGFFPVDDAVLDYLRMTGREEPHIDLVRTYCQATGLWFDPCAEPEYTRTTTLDLDTVGPSAAGPRRPQDHLAVSRIPEALAKETGPVAPERGDGAMPAFPVALAAITSCTNTTDPRLIITAGLVARRARELGLRPPSWVKTSLAPGSPAAVSYLRRAGLLEDLSFVGFDIVGFGCTTCIGNSGELPDRVRQARQNGSIVPGPVLSGNRNFPGRIHPDLDIGFLVSPALVVAFALTGDLDTDITTDQIGISDDGRAIRLADLWPSAAVVDETVAAAVDPADFAADFRVASHNTMWERLEVPDTPLFPWQPESTMLRPPPFARTEDDGDERVGILEGVAGAYPLLVLGDDITTDHISPAGAIPSDSAVAEYLVARGEMPDDLNVFASRRGNWEVMVRGAFSARAVKNVLAPGSRGAWTVHGPTGEGMPVWDAAERYRHAGDPVIVVAGDRYGMGSSRDWAAKAQYLLGVRAVLAVGFERIHRSNLIGMGILPVTVDTALHTHLSGPQGLRAGDTVDILPGDHMVPQGEVQFVVHRRGASGVESFAATAAVETALEVELLRAGGVIPSILAAATV; via the coding sequence GTGGGAGAGATCACCGTCAACGGCATAGCGCACCGGTTCTGTTCAGCGTCTGAGCTGCTGGGGCCTGAGGCGGGGCGATGGCCTGTCGTGCTTCGTCTGCTCGCTGAGAATGTCGGACGCTGTATCTCCGGCGACGACCGCAACACCATGCTCGCGGCGCTGCGCCACTGGGTGGACGGTCGGACCAGCCAGGCGGAGATCCACTTTCAGCCGGGGCGGCTCCTCATGCATGACACCACCAGCACCCCAGCTCTGGTCGATATGGTGGCGATGCGTGATGAGCTTTCCAGGCGAGGCCACTCTCCGGAGACGATTTCACCGGCACTGCCCGTCGAGATCTCCGTGGACCATTCACTGGCTGTGGAGAGTTATGCCCGGCGTGACGCCCCAATGAGAAATCTCACCGAGGAGATCCGGAGGAACCGGGAGCGCTACCGCTTCCTGCGCTGGGCGTCGGCACAGATGGCCAACATCCACATCAATCCGCCAGGGACCGGCATCATGCACACGATCAATCTCGAGCAGCTCGCCACCGTGGTGACCAGCGAGATCCGGGAGGACGGGCCATGGGTGATTCCGGATCAGATGATCGGCACTGACAGCCACACACCGATGATTAACGGTCTCGGAGTTCTCGGATGGGGTGTTGGAGGCCTGGAAGCAGAGACGGTCATGTTCGGCCTACCGACAACCATGCGAATCCCGGACGTTCTTGGCGTCCGGCTGACCGGCAGGCTCCGGGACGGGGTCACTGCCACCGACCTCGCGCTGGTCATTACCCACCGTTTGCGGGAACTGGGGGTGACCGGTGAGTTCGTCGAGTTCTTCGGCGAAGGCGTGTCCTCCCTGTCAGTCGGAGAGCGCGCCGTCGTTGCGAACATGGCACCGGAGTACGGAGCCACGACGGGATTCTTTCCGGTCGATGACGCCGTCCTCGACTACCTGCGGATGACCGGACGCGAGGAACCGCACATCGACCTCGTCAGGACATACTGCCAGGCTACTGGTCTGTGGTTCGACCCCTGTGCCGAGCCGGAGTACACCCGGACGACCACCCTCGACCTAGATACCGTCGGGCCGAGTGCCGCCGGCCCGCGTCGACCCCAGGATCACCTCGCGGTCTCGCGGATCCCGGAAGCGTTGGCGAAGGAGACCGGTCCAGTCGCCCCGGAGCGGGGTGACGGTGCCATGCCCGCCTTCCCGGTCGCTCTCGCGGCGATCACCAGTTGCACGAACACCACCGATCCGCGTCTGATCATCACGGCCGGCCTCGTCGCTCGGCGCGCCCGGGAGCTCGGTCTCCGGCCACCGTCGTGGGTGAAGACCTCCCTGGCACCGGGATCGCCGGCGGCGGTGTCTTATCTCCGACGTGCGGGGTTGCTTGAGGACCTGTCATTCGTCGGTTTCGACATCGTGGGTTTCGGTTGCACAACCTGCATCGGTAACTCGGGTGAGCTTCCGGACCGGGTGCGCCAGGCTCGGCAGAACGGAAGTATCGTCCCCGGTCCGGTACTTTCGGGCAACCGCAACTTTCCCGGACGTATCCACCCGGACCTCGACATCGGCTTCCTCGTCAGCCCGGCCCTGGTCGTCGCATTCGCTCTTACGGGAGACCTGGACACAGACATCACCACGGACCAGATCGGCATCAGCGATGACGGTCGCGCCATCCGCCTCGCCGACCTGTGGCCGAGTGCAGCGGTCGTCGATGAGACGGTGGCCGCCGCCGTGGACCCGGCGGATTTCGCGGCAGACTTTCGGGTAGCGTCGCATAACACCATGTGGGAACGTCTCGAGGTGCCGGATACTCCGCTGTTTCCGTGGCAGCCGGAATCGACGATGCTCCGGCCGCCGCCCTTTGCACGCACGGAGGATGACGGGGACGAGCGAGTCGGCATTCTGGAGGGGGTGGCAGGTGCATATCCGTTACTGGTTCTCGGTGACGACATCACCACCGACCACATCTCGCCGGCCGGTGCGATTCCTTCCGACAGTGCTGTTGCGGAGTATCTTGTCGCCCGTGGCGAGATGCCGGACGACCTCAACGTCTTCGCGTCCCGCCGTGGCAACTGGGAGGTCATGGTCCGCGGAGCGTTCTCGGCCCGAGCGGTGAAGAATGTCCTCGCCCCCGGGTCACGCGGTGCCTGGACGGTGCACGGACCGACAGGGGAGGGGATGCCCGTATGGGACGCGGCCGAACGGTACCGGCACGCCGGCGACCCGGTGATCGTGGTTGCTGGTGACCGCTACGGTATGGGGTCGTCCCGGGACTGGGCGGCCAAAGCCCAGTATCTTCTGGGGGTCCGGGCCGTTCTGGCTGTCGGGTTTGAACGGATCCACCGGTCGAACCTGATCGGTATGGGTATTCTCCCGGTCACTGTGGACACTGCTCTTCACACCCATCTGTCGGGTCCGCAGGGTCTACGGGCGGGGGACACGGTGGACATACTGCCCGGCGACCACATGGTCCCGCAGGGGGAGGTTCAGTTCGTCGTCCATCGGCGGGGAGCGTCGGGCGTGGAGTCGTTCGCTGCGACCGCAGCCGTGGAGACTGCTCTGGAAGTTGAGCTACTCCGAGCCGGCGGAGTGATTCCGTCGATCCTCGCCGCCGCGACGGTGTGA
- a CDS encoding GntR family transcriptional regulator, whose product MSTNQFPGTFTKNDYAYAQLRTLILSGELAPGSRIDQGKLSGELGVSTTPLREAIRRLTSEGLVQLAAHRDARVTAVSADEAIYLLEVRESLDPLAAGLAAERRTDDELAEIHDAASALRPLTLPTGEPEEDALQAHRRFHRAIYTASHNPVLIDELDRLWDKADRYRLIGLRTRGDSPSDASRIDNEHRTLVIAIDDRDRTQADSTMREHIRNSLGHRAVDILSH is encoded by the coding sequence GTGTCGACCAACCAGTTTCCCGGCACCTTCACCAAGAACGACTATGCCTACGCCCAGCTGCGCACCCTGATCCTCAGTGGCGAACTTGCCCCTGGCTCCCGCATCGACCAAGGGAAACTCTCCGGTGAGTTGGGGGTGAGCACCACTCCGCTCCGGGAAGCAATTCGCCGACTGACAAGTGAAGGGCTCGTCCAACTCGCCGCGCACCGGGACGCCCGGGTCACCGCGGTCAGCGCCGATGAAGCTATCTACCTCCTTGAAGTGCGTGAGTCCCTCGATCCACTCGCCGCTGGCCTCGCCGCCGAGAGGCGCACCGACGACGAGCTGGCCGAGATCCACGACGCCGCCTCAGCGCTTCGTCCCCTGACCCTTCCCACCGGGGAACCGGAAGAAGACGCATTACAGGCGCATCGCCGATTCCACCGGGCAATCTACACCGCGAGCCACAACCCTGTTCTCATCGACGAACTGGACCGCCTCTGGGACAAAGCGGACCGCTACCGTCTCATCGGCCTCCGTACCAGAGGCGACTCGCCGTCAGACGCGTCCCGGATCGACAACGAACATCGCACCCTCGTCATAGCCATCGACGACAGGGACCGCACTCAGGCGGACTCCACGATGCGCGAACACATTCGCAACAGTCTCGGCCATCGCGCCGTTGACATCCTGTCCCACTGA
- a CDS encoding Bug family tripartite tricarboxylate transporter substrate binding protein — protein MPTPPADDHPPSDSERSTSSPVKKAVSVIAAVVGVALVAFGVVDANNSTAGASARSALTLIAPANAGGGWDSTAREAQQALRSESIVNNPQVVNVPGAGGTIGLSQLSQMRGEATTMMITGITMLGAIHINGSGIDLDDVTPIARLTDDYDVVVVPADSPINTIDDLVDAWRANPTNFPFGGGSLGSLDQMIIAQIAGEAGIDPTSVNYLAHSGGAELATALLSGTITASVSGYADFEDQIEAGRLKMIAISAPDRVEGIDAPTLVESGYDVELTNWRGIVAPPGITDDERADLEAIVDEMITSGTWDDALERNNWTDTSLIGDDFATNLDEETTVVDGIWSDLGY, from the coding sequence ATGCCAACACCTCCCGCCGACGACCACCCTCCGTCCGACTCTGAACGATCTACGTCCTCCCCCGTCAAGAAAGCCGTCAGCGTGATCGCTGCAGTAGTCGGCGTCGCCCTCGTCGCCTTCGGTGTCGTCGACGCCAACAACTCCACCGCCGGCGCCAGCGCCCGATCCGCACTCACGCTCATCGCGCCGGCCAATGCCGGCGGTGGTTGGGACAGTACGGCCCGCGAAGCACAGCAGGCTCTGCGCAGCGAAAGCATCGTCAACAACCCGCAGGTCGTCAATGTCCCCGGTGCCGGCGGCACCATCGGCCTCAGCCAGCTCAGCCAGATGAGGGGTGAGGCGACGACGATGATGATCACGGGCATCACCATGCTCGGCGCCATCCACATCAACGGCTCGGGCATCGACCTCGACGATGTCACCCCCATTGCACGCCTGACCGATGACTACGATGTCGTCGTCGTCCCCGCGGACTCCCCCATCAACACCATCGATGACCTTGTCGACGCCTGGCGCGCCAATCCCACGAACTTCCCCTTCGGTGGCGGCTCCCTCGGCAGCCTCGACCAGATGATCATCGCCCAGATCGCCGGGGAGGCGGGAATCGACCCGACCTCCGTGAACTACCTTGCGCATTCAGGTGGCGCCGAACTGGCTACTGCGCTGCTCTCCGGAACCATCACCGCCTCCGTCAGTGGATACGCGGATTTCGAGGACCAGATCGAGGCCGGACGTCTGAAGATGATCGCGATCTCTGCGCCGGACAGGGTGGAGGGTATCGACGCGCCCACCCTCGTGGAGTCCGGCTACGACGTGGAACTGACCAACTGGCGAGGCATCGTCGCCCCGCCGGGGATCACCGACGATGAACGGGCGGACCTGGAGGCGATCGTGGACGAGATGATCACGAGCGGCACCTGGGACGACGCCCTGGAGCGCAACAACTGGACCGACACCTCCCTGATCGGCGACGACTTCGCGACCAACCTCGACGAAGAAACTACCGTCGTCGACGGTATCTGGTCGGACCTGGGTTACTGA
- a CDS encoding tripartite tricarboxylate transporter TctB family protein — protein MTSTTSLPSDRQSFMTGRGSLYLAGILALFTAYISYGILTMDVPDSAQSPGPKFYPTLLVVATTAIIIGLVVNAIRNPDIEEGDTRYVPPVGENRDEAMIQASGRPDTRNLIIAIVSFLVFALVLEPVGWVISAALLFWALTLTFNAKKPLIKLAVGLVVSCAIQVAFSMGLGLALPAGILGGLF, from the coding sequence ATGACTTCCACCACTTCACTGCCGTCCGACCGTCAGTCCTTCATGACCGGACGCGGCTCGCTCTACCTCGCCGGCATCCTGGCACTGTTCACCGCCTACATCAGCTACGGCATCCTCACCATGGATGTCCCGGACTCCGCCCAGTCCCCTGGCCCGAAGTTCTATCCGACCCTGCTCGTCGTCGCGACCACTGCCATCATCATCGGCCTGGTGGTCAACGCCATCCGCAATCCTGACATCGAAGAAGGGGACACCCGCTACGTCCCGCCGGTCGGCGAGAACCGCGACGAAGCCATGATCCAGGCTTCCGGCCGACCCGACACCCGCAACCTGATCATCGCCATCGTCAGCTTCCTGGTGTTCGCACTGGTCCTCGAACCTGTGGGGTGGGTGATCTCGGCGGCACTTCTGTTCTGGGCACTCACCCTGACGTTCAATGCGAAGAAACCACTGATCAAACTGGCCGTGGGTCTGGTCGTCTCCTGTGCGATCCAGGTAGCGTTCTCCATGGGCCTCGGTCTGGCGCTGCCGGCCGGCATTCTGGGAGGTCTGTTCTAA